In Lycium ferocissimum isolate CSIRO_LF1 chromosome 7, AGI_CSIRO_Lferr_CH_V1, whole genome shotgun sequence, the sequence GGATTATGGTTCATTCAATAATAATGCTAGTTTTTCTATGTTTGCTTCTACAAATAAATATGATAGTGATGTAAACATATGGCATGCTAGACTTGGTCATATTGGCGAACAAAGAATGTAAAGGCTAGCGAAACAAGGTTTGCTTTCCGGCATTGAACATGTGGAATTGTCCACTTGTGAAAATTGTTTAGCGGGAAAATTTGCACGAAAACCTTTTGGTAAAGCGACTGGAGCTAAATATCCTTTGCAATTAGTCCATTCTGATATCTGTAGGCCTATGAATATTAAAGCTAGGCATGGAGCAAGTTATTTCATTacatttattgatgattttacccATTTGAGTTATGTCTATTTAATTTCGCACAAATCTGAAGCAATAAGTTGTTTCAAACGCTATATGAGCTTAGTGGAAAATCAATTAGACAAAAAGATAAAAGCTCTTCGAACTGATCGTGGTCGGGAATACTTATCGACTCAATTTAATGGGTTATGTGATGAAAAGGGAATAGTTCATCAGTTGACTATCCCAAATactccacaacaaaatggtgttGCGGAGAGAAGAAACAGAATGCTTCTAGAAATGGTTAGGTCAATGATGGCACAAGATAACCtcccaattaattttttgggtgATGCTTCGGTAACTGCCACCTATGTACTTAACCGAGTGCCTACATAATCAGTTACAACCACTCCATATGAGTTATGGACTAGAAGACACCCTGACATGAGTGTATTAAGACCTTAGGGTTGTGCTGCATATACACATGATTCCTCTCACAAACATGGCAAATTAGGCCCGAGAGGAAAGAAAAGTATCTTTATAAAGTACTCTGAAACCTCAAAGGGTTATGTGTTTATAGGTCAGCAAAAAAGTGGGAGTGTAACTGAATTTGAATCACGAGATGTCACATTCTTAGAGAATGAGTTTCCTAAGAAGGGAGAGGTAGGTCAAGACCTATCATTGTTTGAGCTAGGGGATAAAGACGTACAAGGATCTTTTCATTCGAATGGGAGTATTTTAGCAGATGATGAATTAGTTTCTCATCAGCAACCTCTTCCATCATTAGGTGCGAATGAAAGTAATCCTTCTATACTTAATGAAAGTGACCAAATGGATCTTGTTCCAAGTGGGAGCAAGATGGTCACCGATCTTATTTTGAGTGGGAGCAGGTTAAGTGTTCTTGATCCGAGTGGGAACAATGATGGATCACAAACTAGACGTGGTTCTCATAAAAAGACTCCCCGCCGACGATTTGACATTGAAGGCGGTGAATTATTTATGATGCTCCTGCAAGATGAAAATGAGCCTAAAAATGTAAAAGAGGCTCTCTCATGCCCTTCTAAGGACAAATGGACAAAAGCAATGGAAGATGAGTTGGAGTCTATAAAAGTCAACAAAGTTTGGGAACTAGTTGACCTCCTTCAGGGACGCAAAACTATTGGGAGCAAATGGGTTCTCAAAATAAAGGTCAAGGTTGatggcacagttgaaagatatAAGGCTCGACTGGTGGCAAAAGTGGTATACACAGTTAAAGGAATAGACTATAACGAGACTTTCTCGCCTGCTGTTAGGTTTACCTCTGTTCGTCTTGTTCTAGCTATAGTTGCAAGCTTGGATCTTGAGTTACATCAAATGGATGTAAAGACTGCCTTTCTCAATGGAGAATTAGATGAAGAAATTTATATGGAACAACTCCGAATGTTTCATTGAAAAGGGCCACGAACAAAAGGTTTGTAGACTTTTAAAGTCTATTTATGGCCTCAAACAATCTTCAAGGCAGtggtatatgttttcaaaacGTTGTCGTATCCAATGATTTTACCATGATGGATGAAGACCATTGCGTTTATACGAAAAGATCAAGAAACAAGTTTGTGATTTTAACATTGTAATGAGATGACATACTTATAGTGGAAATGATAAGgagttcattaccgagataaAGTCATGGTTATCATCCCAattgagataaaagatatgggTAAAGCCGCATATATTCTTGGAGTTAAGATTTCAAGAGATTGTCCAAAGAAACTATTGTACCTCTCCCAAGAGAATTACATTAGAAAAGTTCGAACGATTCAATATGCAAAATAAGTAGCCTGTCTGATACTCCTATCAAGAAGTGCCATGCTTTGGGTAGTTAAATGTGTCCTAAGACTcctgaagaaaaagaaaaaatgagccGAGTTCCTTATAGGAGCGCAGTCGGAAGTCTAATGAATGCTATGGTGTGTACTAGACCTGATATCTGTCAAGCAGTTGGCTTGGTAAGTAGATATCAAACCGACCCAGGTTTAGCACATTGGCAAACAGTAAAGAGAACTATGAGATATCTGAAAGGAACTGCTGATTATGCACTTAGTTACCAAGGCGATAAAGATCTGCGATTAGTTGGATATAGTGATGCTGATCATGGAAGAGATCTAGATGAGAGAAAGTCTACCTCAGGATATGTTTTCTTACTCGGTGATGGAGCCATATCATGGAGTA encodes:
- the LOC132061925 gene encoding secreted RxLR effector protein 161-like — its product is MCPKTPEEKEKMSRVPYRSAVGSLMNAMVCTRPDICQAVGLVSRYQTDPGLAHWQTVKRTMRYLKGTADYALSYQGDKDLRLVGYSDADHGRDLDERKSTSGYVFLLGDGAISWSSKKQSCISLSTVEAEYVALASATQEVVWLKRFLEHLLDITKEVEPVLVYYDERGRNFLYQGP